A window of the Lactuca sativa cultivar Salinas chromosome 5, Lsat_Salinas_v11, whole genome shotgun sequence genome harbors these coding sequences:
- the LOC111914838 gene encoding deSI-like protein At4g17486, translating into MPCGGRSAKTGKEGLVPVFLNVYDLTSMNSYAYWLGLGVYHSGVQVHGVEYAFGSHEHATTGISGGEPRQGNGFAFRKQILIGFTEKKWMEVRGVMEELAEDYKGNSYNLIARNCNHFCNDACVRLTGNAIPSWINRLAKIGSLCSCIIPASVNSIKVGIKANKVHHEGEFSKNHRSRSGNGRYAASSSNSSLSSEKSSLPLYPVVDRSRSHRSKASLPPSSPMILNFCFSSPASP; encoded by the exons ATGCCGTGTGGAGGGAGATCGGCGAAGACTGGAAAAGAAGGATTGGTGCCGGTGTTCCTCAATGTCTACGATCTTACCTCCATGAATAGCTACGCTTATTGGCTCGGCCTCGGCGTCTATCACTCCGGCGTGCAAG TTCATGGAGTGGAATATGCGTTTGGATCTCATGAACATGCGACGACTGGAATCTCCGGGGGAGAACCGAGGCAGGGCAATGGATTTGCATTTAGAAAGCAGATTCTGATAGGATTTACAGAGAAGAAGTGGATGGAGGTTAGAGGAGTCATGGAAGAGCTTGCTGAAGACTACAAAGGAAATTCATATAATCTCATCGCCAGAAACTGCAATCACTTCTGCAATGATGCGTGTGTTAGACTCACCGGAAACGCGATTCCAAGTTGGATTAATCGTCTCGCGAAAATAG GTTCGTTGTGCAGCTGTATAATTCCGGCGAGCGTAAATTCAATTAAAGTCGGAATCAAGGCTAACAAAGTGCATCATGAAGGAGAATTTAGCAAGAATCACAGAAGCCGATCTGGAAACGGAAGGTACGCGGCTTCGTCTTCGAATTCTTCATTGTCGTCTGAGAAATCATCATTGCCATTATATCCTGTTGTTGATCGGAGCAGAAGTCATAGAAGTAAAGCTTCTCTACCTCCATCTTCACCTATGATTCTTAATTTCTGTTTTTCTTCTCCAGCATCACCTTAG